The proteins below are encoded in one region of Thunnus maccoyii chromosome 24, fThuMac1.1, whole genome shotgun sequence:
- the LOC121892427 gene encoding butyrophilin-like protein 2 — MTQTAVMTIFFVLGVFPKGLTAVIQTQQSVMAAVGEDVHLSCQLMQSRDVVQVTWQKLSPEGKKKNLGSYNKYFGQTVNPGFQGKVEFKDAGLQNCSIVIRKVMEQDEGCYLCLFNTYPDGSLTGTTCLQLYGLTAVIQTQQTVMAAVGEDVHLSCQLMQSRDVPQVTWQKLSPEGKKKNLGSYNKYFGQTVNAGFQGKVEFKDAGLQNCSIVIRKVMEQDEGCYLCLFNTYPDGSLTGTTCLQLYGLTAVIQTQQTVMAAVGEDVHLSCQLMQSRDVHQVTWQKLSPEGENENLGSCNKYFGQTVNAGFQGKVEFEDAGLQNCSIVIRKVMEQDEGCYLCLFNTYPDGSLTGRTCLQLYELHEPILQIRESNSTEETVVSCSATGRPAPTVTLNVPQQDLYFSHNSTVSVTNTNATVTVTTTAVLSGFHGNDTQVGCAARLLSVPEIQVFKTIPAVKQSSADGEKHFQNHRFIDRLSLYDSDICFSFFRF, encoded by the exons ATGACACAAACTGCAGTTATGacaatcttttttgttttgggagTCTTTCCAAAAG GTCTAACAGCtgtgatacaaacacagcagtctGTGATGGCAGCAGTAGGAGAAGATGTCcatctcagctgtcagctcATGCAGTCTAGAGATGTTGTTCAGGTCACGTGGCAGAAACTTTCACCtgaggggaagaagaagaatcttGGCAGCTACAACAAATACTTTGGACAAACAGTGAATCCTGGTTTTCAGGGGAAAGTGGAGTTTAAAGATGCTGGACTGCAGAACTGCTCCATAGTTATCAGGAAGGTGATGGAGCAGGATGAAGGCTgctatctctgtttgtttaacacGTATCCTGATGGTTCTCTGACAGGCACAACCTGCCTCCAACTCTATG GTCTAACAGCtgtgatacaaacacagcagactgtgATGGCAGCAGTAGGAGAAGATGTCcatctcagctgtcagctcATGCAGTCTAGAGATGTTCCTCAGGTCACATGGCAGAAACTTTCACCtgaggggaagaagaagaatcttGGCAGCTACAACAAATACTTTGGACAAACAGTGAATGCTGGTTTTCAGGGGAAAGTGGAGTTTAAAGATGCTGGACTGCAGAACTGCTCCATAGTTATCAGGAAGGTGATGGAGCAGGATGAAGGCTgctatctctgtttgtttaacacGTATCCTGATGGTTCTCTGACAGGCACAACCTGCCTCCAACTCTATG GTCTAACAGCtgtgatacaaacacagcagactgtgATGGCAGCAGTAGGAGAAGATGTCcatctcagctgtcagctcATGCAGTCTAGAGATGTTCATCAGGTCACATGGCAGAAACTTTCACCTGAGGGGGAGAACGAGAATCTTGGCAGCTGCAACAAATACTTTGGACAAACAGTGAATGCTGGTTTTCAGGGGAAAGTGGAGTTTGAAGATGCTGGACTGCAGAACTGCTCCATAGTTATCAGGAAGGTGATGGAGCAGGATGAAGGCTgctatctctgtttgtttaacacGTATCCTGATGGTTCTCTGACAGGCAGAACCTGCCTCCAACTCTATG agcTGCATGAACCCATTCTACAaatcagagaatcaaactcTACTGAAGAGACAGTTGTGTCCTGCTCGGCCACAGGTCGTCCTGCTCCCACAGTAACTCTGAATGTCCCACAACAAGACCTCTACTTCTCTCACAACAGCACAGTCAGTGTCACCAACACCAACGCTACAGTCACCGTCACCACTACAGCTGTGCTGTctggtttccatggaaacgACACACAGGTTGGATGTGCAGCACGACTGCTCTCAGTCCCTGAAATTCAGGTGTTTAAGACGATTCCTGCGGTGAAACAATCATCTGCTGATGGTGAGAAACACTTCCAAAACCACAGATTTATAGATAGATTATCACTTTATGATtctgatatttgtttttctttcttcagattTTAA
- the LOC121892428 gene encoding OX-2 membrane glycoprotein-like has product MAAVGEDVHLSCQLMQSKDVLQVTWQKLSPDGKNKNFATYNKQFGQTVNPGFQGKVEFKDAGLQNCSIVIRKVMEQDEGCYLCLFNTFPDGSLTGRTCLQLYGLTAVIQTQQTVMAAVGEDVHLSCQLMQSRDVPQVTWQKLSPEGKKKNLGSYNKYFGQTVNAGFQGKVEFKDAGLQNCSIVIRKVMERSSHEIYMS; this is encoded by the exons ATGGCAGCAGTAGGAGAAGATGTCcatctcagctgtcagctcATGCAGTCTAAAGATGTTCTTCAGGTCACATGGCAGAAACTTTCACCTGATGGGAAGAACAAGAATTTTGCCACCTACAACAAACAGTTTGGACAAACAGTGAATCCTGGTTTTCAGGGGAAAGTGGAGTTTAAAGATGCTGGACTGCAGAACTGCTCCATAGTTATCAGGAAGGTGATGGAGCAGGATGAAGGCTgctatctctgtttgtttaacacGTTTCCTGATGGTTCTCTGACAGGCAGAACCTGCCTCCAACTCTATG GTCTAACAGCtgtgatacaaacacagcagactgtgATGGCAGCAGTAGGAGAAGATGTCcatctcagctgtcagctcATGCAGTCTAGAGATGTTCCTCAGGTCACATGGCAGAAACTTTCACCtgaggggaagaagaagaatcttGGCAGCTACAACAAATACTTTGGACAAACAGTGAATGCTGGTTTTCAGGGGAAAGTGGAGTTTAAAGATGCTGGACTGCAGAATTGCTCCATAGTTATCAGGAAGGTGATGGAGCGTAGTTCACAtgagatctatatgagctga